One window of the Fusobacterium perfoetens genome contains the following:
- a CDS encoding AMP-binding protein: MIFLKDYNKTAIIYDDREYSYKEVILSAKSFSERISINKEDRVIIFMENRPELLFSFLGIWNKQGTCVCLDGSFSGEELTYYVKDSQPKYIFTSSANYEEAVKALKISEMENSVEILVVDDIPVDYKGEDLTIEIEDKYFVSLILYTSGTTGNPKGVMLTFDNILINMEGLDEYKMFRTTDRVLALLPMHHIFPLLGAGVVPLGKGSTIVFLKEVSSQAMVEALQKYKVTFIIGVPKLWEMLHKKIMEKINSSKITKAVFKLAEKIDSRGFSKKIFKKVHEGFGGNIRFFVSGGSKLDPQISRDFLTLGIEVCEGYGLTETSPMISFTPTGQIVPGSAGKILTGVTVKIADDGEILAKGRNVMKGYYRRPDATAEVIDKDGWFHTGDLGELKGNLLYVTGRKKEMIVLSNGKNINPIEIEQWIMANTDLIKEMAVMDYEDKLTAVIYPDFYKLHEEGITNITETFKKGVIDKYNKQAASYKKVLDVKIVQDELPKTKIGKIRRFMLKDVIEKKEEKREDIKEPATEEYRNIAAFIKSIKNKTVIPTAHLELDLGLDSLDTVELLSYIEGTFGVKIDEQTFVEYCTVEKLAEYVEKHSSEMINDAKIDWKEILLKDGEGELPKSNGIGKIIKLLLKPAFTFFVKIKKEGTENIEKNEPVIFAGNHQSFLDGFIVNQAVPNSVLDKTYYFADIKHFKKGYMKFMGENSNIIFVDINKNLINSLQLLSKALRNGNNIVIFPEGTRTRDGKMMPFKKFFAILSKELNIPIVPFVLDGAYDVYPPSAKHPKAGTVKVKFLEKVYPENMSYDEITEKIYKKIHEEVK, translated from the coding sequence TTGATATTTTTAAAAGATTATAATAAAACAGCCATAATTTATGACGACAGGGAATATTCGTACAAAGAAGTTATTTTGAGTGCTAAAAGTTTCAGTGAAAGAATATCCATAAATAAAGAAGACAGAGTAATAATTTTTATGGAAAACAGACCTGAACTTTTATTTAGTTTTTTAGGTATATGGAATAAACAAGGAACATGTGTATGTCTTGACGGAAGTTTTTCTGGAGAAGAACTTACATATTATGTAAAAGATTCACAGCCAAAATATATTTTTACTTCAAGCGCAAATTATGAAGAAGCAGTGAAAGCTCTTAAAATATCAGAAATGGAAAATTCTGTTGAAATACTTGTAGTTGATGATATACCAGTTGATTATAAAGGAGAAGATCTTACAATAGAGATAGAGGATAAATATTTTGTTTCTCTTATTCTTTATACATCAGGTACAACAGGAAATCCTAAAGGTGTTATGCTTACTTTTGATAATATTTTAATAAATATGGAAGGGCTTGATGAATATAAAATGTTTAGAACAACAGACAGAGTTCTTGCTCTTCTTCCAATGCATCACATTTTCCCTCTTCTTGGAGCAGGTGTTGTTCCTTTAGGAAAAGGATCTACAATAGTATTTTTAAAAGAAGTTTCTTCTCAAGCAATGGTTGAAGCTCTTCAGAAATATAAAGTAACATTTATAATAGGTGTTCCTAAATTATGGGAAATGCTTCATAAAAAAATAATGGAAAAAATAAACAGCAGTAAGATAACAAAGGCTGTTTTTAAGCTTGCAGAAAAAATAGACAGCAGAGGATTCAGCAAGAAAATATTTAAAAAAGTTCACGAAGGATTTGGAGGAAATATAAGATTCTTTGTTTCAGGAGGTTCAAAACTTGATCCTCAGATTTCAAGAGATTTTCTTACTCTTGGAATAGAGGTATGTGAAGGATATGGACTTACAGAAACTTCTCCTATGATAAGTTTTACTCCTACAGGTCAGATAGTTCCTGGAAGTGCTGGAAAAATTCTTACAGGAGTAACTGTAAAAATTGCAGATGATGGTGAAATTCTTGCAAAGGGAAGAAATGTAATGAAAGGATATTACAGAAGACCTGATGCAACAGCTGAGGTAATAGATAAAGATGGATGGTTTCATACAGGTGATTTAGGAGAACTTAAAGGAAATCTTTTATATGTAACTGGAAGAAAAAAAGAGATGATAGTTTTATCAAATGGTAAAAATATTAATCCTATAGAGATAGAACAATGGATAATGGCAAATACAGATCTTATTAAAGAAATGGCTGTTATGGATTATGAGGACAAACTTACAGCAGTGATTTATCCTGATTTTTATAAACTTCATGAAGAGGGAATAACAAATATAACAGAAACATTTAAAAAAGGTGTTATAGATAAATATAATAAGCAAGCTGCAAGTTATAAAAAAGTTCTTGATGTAAAAATAGTACAAGATGAACTTCCTAAAACAAAAATTGGAAAAATAAGAAGATTTATGCTTAAGGATGTAATTGAAAAGAAAGAAGAGAAAAGAGAAGATATAAAAGAACCTGCAACAGAAGAATATAGAAATATAGCAGCTTTTATAAAATCAATAAAAAATAAAACAGTTATACCTACAGCCCATCTTGAACTTGATCTTGGACTTGATTCATTAGATACAGTAGAGCTTCTTTCATATATAGAAGGAACTTTTGGTGTAAAAATTGATGAGCAGACTTTTGTAGAATATTGTACAGTTGAAAAACTTGCAGAGTATGTTGAAAAGCATTCAAGTGAAATGATAAATGATGCAAAAATAGATTGGAAAGAGATACTTCTTAAAGATGGAGAAGGAGAACTTCCTAAATCAAATGGAATAGGAAAAATTATAAAATTACTTCTTAAACCAGCATTTACTTTTTTTGTTAAGATAAAAAAAGAGGGAACAGAAAATATAGAAAAAAATGAGCCTGTAATATTTGCAGGAAATCACCAAAGTTTCCTTGATGGATTTATAGTAAATCAGGCTGTTCCTAACTCAGTTCTTGACAAAACTTATTATTTTGCTGATATTAAGCATTTTAAAAAAGGGTATATGAAATTTATGGGTGAAAACTCAAATATAATATTTGTAGATATCAATAAAAATCTTATAAATTCTCTTCAGCTTCTTTCAAAGGCACTTAGAAATGGAAATAATATAGTTATTTTCCCAGAAGGAACGAGAACAAGAGATGGAAAAATGATGCCATTTAAAAAATTCTTTGCAATTCTTTCAAAAGAACTTAATATTCCTATAGTTCCTTTTGTTCTTGATGGAGCTTATGATGTATATCCTCCAAGTGCAAAACATCCTAAAGCAGGTACTGTAAAAGTTAAGTTTTTAGAAAAAGTATATCCTGAAAATATGAGTTATGATGAAATAACAGAGAAAATTTATAAAAAGATTCATGAAGAAGTTAAATAA
- a CDS encoding NAD(P)/FAD-dependent oxidoreductase → MEKIYDLVIVGGGPAGLTSAVYAGRSNLSVLVIEKENVGSLYMAHLVDNYPGFPVGISGKGLQLEMRKQALKFNTEFLNATFLGIDIYSNPKIVKTDKINVKAKAIIIATGTGKFGGKKISGEKEYLGKGVSYCATCDGAFTRNMTVSLFGNGDEVAEEALFLTKYSKEILIFTKDETLQCKKELLDTLTANEKVKIIGNAELQELKGHEYLDFATVKVGEEIKEYTVQYAFMYLGTKNLSELYGEMAKLDDEGYIITDENMKTFTEGIFAAGDVRSKRIRQVTTAVSDGTIAGMEAIKYILMNNKK, encoded by the coding sequence ATGGAAAAAATATATGATTTAGTAATAGTTGGAGGAGGACCTGCAGGTCTTACATCAGCAGTATATGCAGGGAGATCAAATCTTTCTGTTCTTGTAATAGAAAAAGAAAATGTAGGTAGTCTTTATATGGCACACCTTGTAGATAATTATCCTGGATTTCCAGTTGGTATAAGTGGAAAAGGATTGCAGCTTGAAATGAGAAAGCAAGCTCTTAAATTTAATACAGAATTTTTAAATGCAACATTTCTTGGAATAGATATTTATTCAAATCCTAAAATTGTTAAAACAGATAAAATAAATGTAAAAGCTAAAGCAATTATTATTGCTACAGGAACAGGAAAATTTGGTGGAAAGAAAATTTCTGGAGAAAAAGAATATCTTGGAAAAGGTGTTTCTTATTGTGCAACTTGTGACGGGGCTTTTACAAGAAATATGACAGTTTCTCTTTTTGGAAATGGAGATGAGGTAGCCGAAGAGGCACTTTTCCTTACTAAATATTCAAAAGAAATTCTTATATTCACAAAAGATGAAACTCTTCAGTGCAAAAAAGAACTTCTTGATACTTTAACTGCAAATGAAAAAGTAAAAATTATAGGAAATGCAGAGCTTCAAGAATTAAAAGGACATGAATATCTTGACTTTGCTACTGTAAAAGTAGGAGAAGAAATAAAAGAATACACAGTTCAATATGCTTTTATGTATCTTGGAACAAAAAATCTTTCAGAACTTTATGGAGAAATGGCTAAACTAGATGATGAAGGATATATAATTACAGATGAAAATATGAAAACTTTTACAGAAGGAATTTTTGCAGCAGGAGATGTAAGAAGCAAAAGAATAAGACAGGTAACAACAGCTGTAAGTGATGGAACAATAGCAGGCATGGAAGCTATAAAATATATTCTTATGAATAATAAAAAATAA
- a CDS encoding LysO family transporter, protein MGQILFYVVIMSLGAFLAKKKLIPQAVKKRLGTLQSISLFILLGTMGYKIGVDDSILLNFKIIGKQSVIFALCTAGGSVLFTYICFMGIKFFSSKNKKEVR, encoded by the coding sequence ATGGGACAAATTTTGTTTTATGTAGTGATAATGTCTTTAGGTGCTTTTCTTGCCAAGAAAAAACTGATACCTCAGGCTGTAAAAAAAAGATTGGGAACTCTACAGTCTATATCTCTTTTTATTCTTCTTGGAACTATGGGATACAAGATAGGTGTTGACGACAGTATTCTTTTAAACTTTAAAATTATTGGAAAGCAATCTGTAATCTTTGCTTTATGCACAGCAGGAGGAAGTGTTTTATTTACATATATATGTTTTATGGGGATAAAGTTTTTTTCATCAAAGAATAAAAAGGAGGTCAGATAA
- a CDS encoding GrdX family protein, giving the protein MEFIIITNNPKVYNFYKETDEVLFLKEKSLLELLEEIHNYVIKGHKILSDPIVSHIENSSNPFKTILISRLPAENNMSSLDIIGGVLQIAEKLPAPLPLTSDENILEEFRFIDLNLIINSIKELN; this is encoded by the coding sequence ATGGAATTTATTATTATTACAAATAATCCGAAAGTTTACAACTTTTACAAAGAAACTGATGAAGTCCTGTTTTTAAAAGAAAAAAGTCTTCTTGAACTTCTTGAAGAAATTCATAACTATGTCATAAAAGGACACAAAATTTTAAGTGATCCTATAGTTTCCCATATAGAAAACAGCAGCAATCCTTTTAAAACAATTTTAATTTCAAGGCTGCCTGCTGAAAACAATATGAGTTCTCTTGATATCATAGGAGGAGTGCTTCAAATTGCAGAAAAACTTCCTGCCCCTCTTCCTCTGACTTCTGATGAAAATATTCTTGAAGAATTCAGATTTATTGACCTTAACCTTATTATAAACAGCATTAAAGAATTAAACTGA
- a CDS encoding lysine exporter LysO family protein, whose amino-acid sequence MLGITIAIIIGALSGFFFRSDILIANSDRVVSLGLCLLLFFVGMDIGDSGDIFPKLKKFGKKIWFLPISTIIGSLIGGYIGSIFTTLTTGQGIAVSAGLGWYSLSAIELSKISAELGSLAFLTNVLRELLAIFSVPFIAKYIGSLESVSVAGATAMDTLLPIINRNNSADISIVAFFSGIVLTTAVPFLVTLCISIFNLSAV is encoded by the coding sequence ATGCTTGGAATTACTATTGCTATTATTATTGGAGCTCTTTCAGGATTTTTCTTCAGAAGTGATATCTTAATTGCAAATTCTGACAGAGTGGTAAGTTTAGGTCTTTGTCTTCTTCTTTTTTTCGTAGGAATGGATATAGGAGACAGTGGAGATATTTTTCCAAAACTTAAAAAATTTGGTAAAAAAATTTGGTTTCTTCCCATAAGCACAATAATAGGTTCTCTTATAGGAGGATATATAGGTTCTATTTTCACTACTCTGACTACAGGTCAGGGAATAGCTGTCAGTGCTGGTCTTGGATGGTATTCTCTTTCAGCTATTGAACTTTCAAAAATAAGTGCAGAACTTGGAAGCCTTGCATTTCTTACTAATGTTTTAAGGGAACTTTTAGCTATTTTTTCTGTTCCTTTTATTGCTAAATATATAGGTTCTCTTGAATCTGTTTCAGTGGCAGGTGCTACAGCTATGGATACTCTACTTCCTATTATAAATAGAAATAATTCAGCTGACATATCAATAGTTGCATTTTTCTCAGGAATAGTTCTTACAACAGCAGTTCCTTTTCTTGTAACTTTATGTATTTCTATTTTTAATTTAAGTGCTGTTTAA